One window of the Misgurnus anguillicaudatus chromosome 8, ASM2758022v2, whole genome shotgun sequence genome contains the following:
- the LOC129450424 gene encoding green-sensitive opsin-3, with the protein MNGTEGQNFYIPMSNRTGLVRSPFEYTQYYLAEPWQFKLLAVYMFFLICLGFPINGLTLFVTFQHKKLRQPLNFILVNLAVAGMIMVCFGFTITISSAVNGYFVFGPMGCAIEGFMATLGGQVALWSLVVLAIERYIVVCKPMGSFKFTSSHALGGIAFTWIMAASCAVPPLIGWSRYIPEGIQCSCGPDYYTLNPEYSNESYVIYMFVCHFFVPVTIIFFTYGNLVCTVKAAAAQQQDSASTQKAEKEVTRMVILMVLGFLVAWTPYASVAAWIFFNKGAAFSAQFMAVPAFFSKSSSIFNPIIYVLLNKQFRSCMLTTLFCGKNPLGDDESSAVSTSKTEVSSVSPA; encoded by the exons ATGAACGGCACGGAGGGGCAAAACTTTTACATCCCGATGTCTAATAGGACAGGGCTCGTGCGGAGCCCATTCGAGTACACGCAGTATTATTTGGCTGAGCCGTGGCAATTCAAACTACTGGCggtttatatgttttttctcATCTGTTTAGGCTTTCCTATCAACGGTTTGACGTTGTTTGTCACATTTCAGCACAAAAAGCTCAGGCAGCCCTTAAACTTTATTTTGGTTAATCTTGCTGTGGCTGGAATGATAATGGTCTGCTTTGGATTTACCATCACGATTTCCTCGGCTGTTAATGGTTACTTTGTGTTTGGACCTATGGGATGCGCTATCGAGGGCTTCATGGCCACGCTTGGGG GTCAAGTTGCTCTTTGGTCATTGGTGGTGCTCGCCATTGAAAGGTATATTGTTGTTTGCAAGCCCATGGGTAGCTTCAAATTTACATCTTCACATGCTTTGGGAGGCATTGCCTTTACCTGGATCATGGCAGCTAGCTGCGCTGTTCCCCCACTTATTGGATGGTCCAG GTATATTCCTGAGGGAATACAGTGCTCATGTGGACCAGATTATTACACATTAAACCCCGAATACAGCAATGAATCATATGttatatacatgtttgtttgccATTTCTTTGTCCCTGTCACTATAATATTCTTCACGTATGGAAATCTAGTTTGCACCGTAAAAGcg GCTGCAGCTCAACAGCAAGACTCGGCATCCACTCAAAAGGCAGAGAAAGAAGTGACACGTATGGTCATCCTGATGGTTTTGGGTTTCTTGGTGGCATGGACTCCTTATGCTAGTGTGGCAGCTtggattttctttaataagggAGCGGCTTTCAGTGCCCAGTTCATGGCAGTCCCTGCATTTTTCTCGAAAAGCTCCTCAATATTCAACCCAATCATCTATGTGCTGCTAAACAAACAG TTCAGGAGCTGCATGCTGACGACCCTTTTCTGTGGCAAGAACCCGCTTGGTGATGATGAGTCCTCAGCCGTTTCAACAAGCAAAACAGAGGTGTCCTCAGTTTCGCCAGCATGA
- the synprb gene encoding synaptoporin b — translation MCVFSQTHRASPWCSVTLYLWVWLAEELNTPSYTDTQADAQSFSSMCMVIFAPLFAVLAFATCGGYSGEIMVKVECLDKTQNNFSISFNYPFRLQQVHFSAPLCEGTRKETVFLEGDYSSSTQFFVTVSVLAFLYSLLATVVYFFYQNTYREKNRGPLVDFLVTLAFSSLWLVSSIAWAKTLSGVKTATDVHQILLLISACRAQENLCEVLQEPIWTNLNMSVAFGFLNFFLWAGNIWFAYKETGLHKSTQRYPSRTPSEKRGSFRQYSQTSFDQSGTGFGQRLYNQGSFDLSSAGLSLPQTNLGQPMFYRQMGSPTSRGPLIFVNEM, via the exons ATGTGTGTCTTTTCTCAAACACACAGAGCATCTCCATGGTGTTCAGTCACTCTGTATCTCTGGGTTTGGTTGGCAGAGGAGCTTAACACTCCGTCATATACAGACACACAGGCTGATGCTCAATCCTTTTCATCAATGTGTATGGTCATATTTGCTCCG CTTTTTGCTGTTTTAGCATTTGCAACATGTGGGGGATATTCAGGCGAGATAATGGTTAAAGTAGAATGCCTGGACAAAACCCAAAACAATTTCAGCATTAGTTTCAACTACCCATTCAG ACTCCAGCAGGTGCATTTCAGTGCTCCTCTATGTGAAGGTACAAGAAAAGAGACCGTCTTTCTCGAGGGAGATTATTCTTCATCTACACAGTTTTTCGTCACCGTGTCGGTCCTGGCCTTTCTCTATTCTCTATTGGCTACAGTCGTTTACTTCTTTTACCAGAACACATACAGAGAGAAGAACAGAGGCCCACTAGTT GACTTTCTGGTGACTTTGGCTTTCTCTAGCCTGTGGCTGGTAAGCTCAATTGCCTGGGCTAAAACTCTGTCTGGTGTGAAGACGGCAACTGATGTGCATCAGATTCTGCTGTTGATATCTGCATGCAGAGCCCAGGAGAACCTATGTGAGGTCCTACAGGAGCCCATCTGGACAAATCTTAACATGTCTGTG GCCTTTGGTTTTTTGAACTTCTTCCTTTGGGCTGGAAATATTTGGTTTGCCTACAAAGAGACGGGCTTGCACAAGTCCACCCAGCGCTACCCATCCAGAACTCCTTCTGAGAAACGTGGCAGCTTTAGGCAATACAGTCAAACCAGTTTTGATCAATCTGGGACTGGCTTTGGCCAGAGGCTCTACAACCAGGGCAGTTTTGACTTATCAAGCGCAGGCCTCAGCCTACCCCAAACCAATCTAGGACAGCCAATGTTTTACAGACAGATGGGAAGTCCCACATCCAGAGGTCCTCTTATATTTGTTAATGAGATGTAA